Proteins encoded by one window of Labrus bergylta chromosome 2, fLabBer1.1, whole genome shotgun sequence:
- the grsf1 gene encoding G-rich sequence factor 1: MSGHSKSVLFLLQRCVAVGQVTLSTGIKTRGSVLSSKLIQQRTWTSKALTVCLQRPCELQSAVKTSQYSFCTKAGTSCEDEYPPLPAYQTDPEPEKKDVFIVQVKGLPWSCSVQDLLQFFSECRIRDGEKGIHLPLDRMGRPSGRAFLELEHEEDVSKALEKHRQYLGPRYVEVYEVSNCDAEEILKNTIQTPAEDGVVRLRGLPFSCNEADVVQFFSGLDIVQNGITLVKNTKGKNSGEAYVQFSSQEAANKALQRDREVIGNRYIEVFPSKRAEIRTEWQRRSSSSSPQTSYQMPLNQAYPRTGLRQSSAPPVHFIHMRGLPFQVSGEDIVEFFCPLKVSKILIECGPEGRPSGEADIFFSCHQDATTAMTKDRQHMGERYIELFLNSAPDCNGR, translated from the exons ATGTCTGGCCACAGTAAATCGGTGCTGTTTTTACTGCAGCGGTGTGTCGCAGTTGGGCAGGTAACGTTGTCAACGGGGATCAAAACAAGGGGCAGCGTTTTGTCAAGCAAGTTAATTCAGCAGCGAACATGGACATCAAAAGCCCTGACagtctgtctgcagagaccgTGTGAGCTCCAGTCTGCAGTGAAAACCAGCCAGTACAGCTTCTGTACCAAG GCAGGAACATCTTGTGAAGATGAATACCCTCCACTGCCGGCCTACCAGACTGATCCAGAACCAGAGAAGAAGGACGTGTTCATTGTGCAGGTTAAAGGCTTACCTTGGTCGTGCTCGGTTCAGGACCTTCTGCAGTTCTTCTCAG AGTGTAGGATCCGTGATGGTGAGAAGGGAATTCATCTCCCTCTGGACCGGATGGGGAGGCCGTCAGGTCGAGCCTTCTTGGAGCTGGAGCACGAGGAGGACGTCAGTAAAGCTCTGGAGAAGCACCGGCAGTACCTCGGTCCACGCTATGTTGAAG tgtatgaAGTGTCCAACTGTGATGCAGAAGAGATCTTGAAGAATACCATCCAGACTCCAGCTGAGGACGGGGTGGTCCGGCTCAGGGGTCTTCCTTTCAGCTGCAATGAGGCAGACGTGGTGCAGTTCTTCTCAG gTTTAGATATCGTGCAGAACGGAATCACCTTAGTGAAAAATACCAAAGGGAAGAATTCTGGAGAGGCCTACGTGCAGTTTTCCTCTCAAGAAGCGGCCAATAAAGCCCTACAGAGAGACCGAGAGGTCATCGGGAATAG ATACATTGAGGTGTTCCCCAGCAAACGTGCAGAGATTCGTACTGAATGGCAAAGGAGGTCGAGTTCATCCTCTCCTCAAACCAGCTATCAAATGCCCCTAAACCAGGCCTACCCTAGAACTG GACTCCGTCAGAGCTCGGCCCCCCCAGTTCATTTCATCCACATGAGAGGACTTCCCTTCCAGGTTTCCGGAGAAGACATTGTAGAG TTTTTCTGTCCCCTGAAGGTCTCAAAGATCCTGATCGAATGTGGTCCTGAGGGGAGGCCGAGCGGAGAggctgacatttttttcagcTGCCACCAGGACGCCACCACTGCCATGACCAAAGACAGGCAGCACATGG GAGAAAGATACATCGAGTTATTCCTGAACTCTGCTCCAGACTGTAATGGAAG GTGA